In the Candidatus Abyssobacteria bacterium SURF_5 genome, TTAATCCGGCTCCCGCTTCCGAAAGCATTGCCGGCACATCGACTCTCGGCTGCCTGAGATGATCGGCCAGCGACTTCAGGATCGAAGAAGCGTCGCGCCGAAGATCGGACACCGTCTCATGCAGTTTCGACTCAGGATAATCGAGCACCTGCGTGGCGGCATGGGCTACGCCGAGCAGGGCCATTTCGGCGTCCTGTATCTTCATGTCGCGAATGTACCTGGGGTCTTCATTCAGATACTCTTTTGCGTAAGGAAGACTGCCGTCGTCCTTGATGTCTTTGCCAAAGAAGTAGTATCTCTTTGCGGGCGGAATGCGGATGTGACGGTTGACCGGATCGACCTTGTCTTTTAGAAATGCGTAGGCCGCCTTCATCTCTGTGTATTTCGCCTGGGTCCTCATGAAACTCGAGGGCTCCCCGAAATGCTGTTTCCAGCGCTGCTCCATCTCCTTCACCATCTTGCGAACGCGTCCGTTCGGGGCGAACCGCTCCATGGCAGGGATCATCACATAGCCTTGAAATGCCTTCTGGCGATGGAACTCCGCGATCTGCCGGAAATGCTTGTCGTCGTACTTCCGATACCGCTCATAGCCGTTGAAATGAACCTTGAGGAACCGGAGAAGAGTCGGGCCCCACGTCTGGAGCAGGCGCTCGTCACCCTGCCGGATGAACTCCATGATCTCGTGCTCGTACAGATGCTTGTGGATCATGCCGCCGCCGTAGAAGCTGACGTCTTCCCACTTGAACGGTTTTACCCGGCCTTCCTCCTTCAGGCGCTTGTAGAGCGGAGTGCCGGGGTAGGGGGTAACCCGCGTGAGCTGAGCCGCCGTCGGCTCGCACTCGAGCAGGTACTGGAAGTCCTCCTCGAGTATCTCGCGCGTGTGAAAATCGAATCCGGCCATCCAGCCGATCATTGTGCCGATGCCACGCGCATACAAATTGTGGAGGATCTGTTTGGCGTCGCCCGCACGCTTGCCGTACCCTTGGTCGGGAGCAAACTTCGATTCCAGCCCAATAAACATGCTCTTCACGTTGTTGTGGGCCATCTCATCAAGGTCGTTGTACAACGAGAGCGTATTGATACTGATGAGGATGGTGATGCTGAACGTCGAGAAATCAATCTCCGGATCCGCGCGGAGCAGGCGCCCCACCTCGTTGATAAAATTTTTGTCCTGATCCTCTTCATAAATAATGATGTTTGTGCCCGGCAGCCGGTTCTGCCACATCTTGATCTCGTTCTTTAACTCCTGCGGACTAACCATTGTGTGGCGTTGTCCGCCAAACAAAGTCGTGGTCGTGCAAAAATCGCATCCTCGATTGCAGCCGAGAGCAGCTATCATCGCCGTTGTATCGCCGGGAGGCCAGCGGTCGATCCACCACGGACTGCCCATCGCGCAGCGCGGCAAATAATGCTGGCGAACCGGCGCCTTCACATCATCGCCGAGACGCTCCCTGAACCAGCGGATGCCGTCCCCGAGCACCAGGTGGTCCGCAAGCTTTTTCCATTCCTCCTGCGGATAATACGCCCCGACGCTCTGCGCGAGGAATCCGCCCAGAACGATCTCGCTCTTCGGCGAGTATTTTCGGACCACCCGGCACATCTCCATGACTCCCTCAAAGCTGGGTGTCAACGCTGAAATGCCGACAATGTCATAGCCCTTCTTTATCTCCTCGATCCAGTTCTCGACCGTCGGATGATCGAGAACGGTGGCGGGCGCAGAAATATTCTGCGCAATGATGAAAGGACCAATAAGATGCATGTGCGCCTCAAAAGTAAAGATCCCCTGGCCCTTGAAGAACCGCTGGCGCATAATATCCGTTGGCGTGTCATGCCAAGGTTGCAGCGGGTATGGCGTGGTTGGAGTTGCGAGAAGGACGCGTTTCACTGGTGTACCCCCCTTTTTTCGACCAGCTTGCGCTGTGCTTAAATGAATGAAGCTTCAGTCATTAATGAAAGTATACTTCGTCAATCGCGATTTGTCAAGATGAAAAGGCGAAAAAGTCGAGAATGTCTATTGACATGTTGGAGTATTGGCGTTATAATGTGAATAGATATTCACATCATGAGGTAAGCCTTCTATGGCATCCGAAAAACTGAAAACAGAAATCAGGCGCGAGCAGATAGCCGAGGCCGCACTCGGCGTGATCGCCATGCACGGGATCAAAGGATTAAATGTCGCGCGTATTGCCCGCCGAATCGGCTTGGTACCCTCGGCGCTTTACCGGCACTTTCGAGGAAAAGACGAAGTACTTGACGCCGTCCTTGCCATGATCGAGCAGCGCCTGCTGGAGAATGTGGACGTTGCGCGGCGCGAGCAGCCCAGCGCGCCCGAGCGCCTGCAGCTTCTCCTGCGACTGCACATCAAGTTCATCCGCGAGAACCAGGGCGTGTTGCGGGTGATCTTTTCCGAGGACCTGTTTGGTGGGAAACCTGCCCGCAAAGCCCGGGTGTACGGGATGATTCGCCGGTATCTGCACAAGATTGAGGAAATCGTGCGCGAGGGGCAGGCGCAAAATGTTTTTCGTTCGGAGCTGAATCCGGAAACCGTTTCAATCATGTTCCTGGGGCTGATTCAGCCGGCGGCGATCCTGTGGAACATGAGCGACGGAGAGTTCGATGTGACGCGACATTCAGAAAAAGCGTGGAATATCTTCAGCGAAATGATAGTCCGGACGGGCCGGTAGGGCCGCGGCCCTGCAAAAGGAGGAAAAAAATGAAACCGCTACAAATTGTCTATGTGAGTCTTCTCGCAGCCGGTCTTCTTTTCATCCGCTCAAGCATCGGGTTTGCTCATTGCGACACGATGGATGGCCCCGTGGTAATTGATGCTCAAGCGGCGCTGCAGAAGGGCGACGTGACGCCGGTGCTGAAATGGGTGGCGCCGGAACAGGAATCTGAAATCAGGGGGGCCTTTCAACAGACGCTTGCCGTGCGGGAACTTTCCCCCCAAGCGCGCGATCTCGCCGATAGGTATTTTTTCGAGACCCTGGTGCGGGTCCACCGTGCGAGCGAGGGAGAGCCGTATACCGGCCTTAAACCGGCAGGACAGGAACTCGAGCCTGCCGTCGCCGCAGCCGACCGCGCGCTGGAAACAGGAGAAGTTGACGGTTTGTTGAACATGGTACAGCGGGATTCGGCCGAGGGCATTCGTCACCGATTCCATCGCGATCATGAGGCGAAGCAGCATGCGGGCGAGAGCGTTGCCGCAGGAAGAGAATATGTAAAGGCATATGTGGAATTCGTTCATTACGCCGAACGCCTTCATAACGATGCGACTGCAGCGGCCCATCATGTGGCGGCGCCCAAGGATCGCGGCCACGCTCATTGAACGCTCCAGATTTCTTAAACCGGTTTTGGTTTTTGGTTAAGAAGTGAATATGTATTCACAAGAGGGACCCATGAGAACGAAGAAAATAAGAGTGCTGATATTGCTGGTGCTGGTGTCAATTGGCTCCGTCGTTGCCATCAGCTTTATCCCGTTTCGGGAAGAAGAAGAGAATGCGATCCGAATTTCGGGAAATATAGAGGCGACCGACATAGCCGCAAGCTTCAAAATAGCGGGTCGTCTTGAAGAGCGCCTGGTGTCCGAGGGGGAGATGATTGGACGGGATCAACCGGTGGCTCGCCTCGAGCAAACGGAGTTGTTGCAGGAGGCGGCCATGTACAGGGCTGAACTAGCCTCCGCGCGAGCCGCTCTTGCCGAACTTGAAGCCGGTTCTCGTCCGGAAGAGATAGCAAAGGCGGAAGCCGCCGTTAACAAGGCTGAGGCAAATCTGGCCGCGTTGATTGCCGGATCACGGAGGCAGGAGATAGCCGCGGCGCGGGCAGTCGTGGATCGCGCCCGCGCCGAGGCGGCTCGCCTTAAATCGGATTTCGCTCGCCAGGAATACCTTTATGAGAATGGCATCTCTTCGGATAGAGAGTTTGACGCTGCCAAAACCGCATACGAGATGGCCGAAGCCCGGGTTAAGGAAAGCGTCGAGCAGATGCAGCTTGTTGAAGAAGGGCCGCGGCAGGAGGAGATCGATGCGGCGCAGGCAGCCCTTGTTGAAGCCCGCGAGCAGTACAACCTGGTAAAGAAAGGGCCGCGAATCGAAGTGATCGAGCAGGCGCGCGCTCGCGTCGAGCGGGCGGAGCAGGCTTTTGCCATAAGGGAAACGAAGCTGGCCTACACAAATCTACGCTCGCCTCTCACCGGAATTGTCCTTTCGGAGCAGGCCGAACCAGGCGAGTACGTGAACGCGGGATCGCCGATCATCGTCGTGGGCGATCTGGAGAACGTTTGGCTTCGCGGATACGTCAATGAAACCGATCTGGGAAGGGTAAAGCCGGGACAATCGGTTCGGGTGACCGCCGATACGTATCCAGGCAAAGTATATAATGGCACGATTTCCTTTATCTCTTCCGAGGCAGAGTTCACTCCGAAAAACATTCAGACCCAGGAGCAGCGCGTCAAGCTTGTTTATCGGGTAAAGATTGATATCTCGAACCCTCGACTCGAGTTGAAGCCGGGAATGCCCGCAGACGCGCAAATTCTGCTGGGCGGAGCGTAACGGATGGAAACGATTAAAGTGCAAT is a window encoding:
- a CDS encoding HlyD family efflux transporter periplasmic adaptor subunit produces the protein MRTKKIRVLILLVLVSIGSVVAISFIPFREEEENAIRISGNIEATDIAASFKIAGRLEERLVSEGEMIGRDQPVARLEQTELLQEAAMYRAELASARAALAELEAGSRPEEIAKAEAAVNKAEANLAALIAGSRRQEIAAARAVVDRARAEAARLKSDFARQEYLYENGISSDREFDAAKTAYEMAEARVKESVEQMQLVEEGPRQEEIDAAQAALVEAREQYNLVKKGPRIEVIEQARARVERAEQAFAIRETKLAYTNLRSPLTGIVLSEQAEPGEYVNAGSPIIVVGDLENVWLRGYVNETDLGRVKPGQSVRVTADTYPGKVYNGTISFISSEAEFTPKNIQTQEQRVKLVYRVKIDISNPRLELKPGMPADAQILLGGA
- a CDS encoding TetR/AcrR family transcriptional regulator, with amino-acid sequence MASEKLKTEIRREQIAEAALGVIAMHGIKGLNVARIARRIGLVPSALYRHFRGKDEVLDAVLAMIEQRLLENVDVARREQPSAPERLQLLLRLHIKFIRENQGVLRVIFSEDLFGGKPARKARVYGMIRRYLHKIEEIVREGQAQNVFRSELNPETVSIMFLGLIQPAAILWNMSDGEFDVTRHSEKAWNIFSEMIVRTGR